A genomic window from Helicobacter pylori includes:
- a CDS encoding restriction endonuclease: protein MSEINTYKLIKEKLQAIPNQRLKGSLFEKVCKRFLEEHDSANEYESIKLWSDWELRGNNSDCGIDMVIQTTSKEYIAVQCKFHQDSVSLNELATFFTQLQSGVGEVRFKKGIIITTSDLTSNAQKAIEQIRSNGFFITFMRFSTIKAIWKNTKIP, encoded by the coding sequence ATGTCAGAAATCAACACCTACAAACTCATTAAAGAAAAACTGCAAGCCATACCCAACCAACGCCTTAAAGGGAGCTTGTTTGAAAAGGTTTGCAAGCGTTTTTTAGAAGAGCATGATAGCGCTAATGAATACGAGTCTATTAAGCTTTGGAGCGATTGGGAATTAAGGGGGAATAATAGCGATTGCGGGATTGATATGGTGATACAAACCACTTCAAAAGAATACATCGCTGTGCAATGCAAATTCCATCAAGACAGCGTCTCACTCAATGAGCTTGCGACTTTTTTCACCCAATTGCAAAGTGGGGTGGGGGAGGTTAGGTTTAAAAAAGGGATCATCATCACCACTTCCGATCTAACCTCTAACGCCCAAAAAGCCATTGAGCAAATCAGAAGCAATGGATTTTTTATTACATTTATGCGATTTTCCACCATAAAGGCTATTTGGAAAAATACAAAAATTCCTTAA